From Malus sylvestris chromosome 1, drMalSylv7.2, whole genome shotgun sequence:
CTTGTTACATCCGCATCTTCCTCCAATCAACAATCACGTATGCCCTCAAATGCCCATTTGGGTTTGTTCCTTCCAATTACTCCCCTGCTGCCTAGCCAATTCCAGTCAAGCTCCTCAGTTGTTCGCTTGACTGAATGGTCTACAAAAGCATTAGGTCCTTGTGGACCAGGCACATGGGCTGCTCCACAAGGTTAAGCTGTTCAAATCGGCAGAGGTGGTCAATGTCTTCTTTTAGGGCATGGTGGCGGCGGTTGCAAAGAGAGTTGAGAACTCAATGAAGGGAGGCTCATGGGTCTTTGACTTGACGTTCCAATTTGGCTTCCTGCTTTTCAATGGTGAGGTCCAGGTGTTGGGCTTTGCCGAAGAAACACTGTCACTGCCATGGAGGGGAGGGAAAGATAGGGAatggaggggagagagagtagGAGAGGAAGAAGACGGCTTGCCCGAAGGAGGTTTCACATgtgaattattttttctttttcttttttaattgagATTATGATTTTATTAGGGTGCAACTGGATAATATAagattattaattaatcaatcgTTGGATTAATCTATGGATTTAAATGAAAGAGGACCTCACATGTCCTCAAAATGAAGACGTTAAGAGTGCAttattgaaaaaacataattgtACTCGCTCTAAAAATAGCCTATGATTTGGGATCTCGATGTACAAACCCAATATGTATTTATTATAAATCTTTTAACATAGTCAAAAGtagattttgtttttcaaaatttcacttTTTAGGACATGATGCTTAACGCGTTTGATATTTACAGAGAATTATAAAGACATAATAGAAAATTATGCCTCCATAATGAATCCACGCGGTAAAATCCACAGTAACCTGGACAAGACAAACACTAGAGATTCAATGACGatttgagataaaaaaaaaaaaaaaaaaaacaaaaaccgaaCAAAAAACCAATCGTCGCCACCCGACACTCCACTCTCGGATCCGACTTAATATTCCCCATCCCATTCATTCCCcctttccctttccatctctctcctcctcctccctcctccACCGCCCACATCCCACCAGATGCTTCATCTCTCCCATTTCCACCACTACCCCCACTCAAATCCCCTTTCTGCCCCTCCCAATTTCCCCCATTTCCTCTCCCTACCCCCTCACCGGCACCGCCACCTCCACCGCCGTCGGATTTATGTATAGCAAAAAAACCATCCTAGGGTTTCTCTGCTCTGGACTTGTCCTCGACGCCGGCTAATATTAGCTCAGCTCCGATCAATGCTGGTCCCCGGAATTATAGGGTTTCAGGGCCTGCTGCTGCTCCTCATCTTGCTCTCCTTCTTCGTGATTTGTCACAAGTGGAAGAATGCGGCGGCGAAGAAAGAGGAAATCTTGAGGCTTGTGGCTATGGCTTCCGAAGAGACAGCTGTGGCGGAGTTTCAGGCCACGGCTTTTTTCGCTCCAGTGGTGCAGCCGGCGTCCTGGCCGTACCATTGTGCCGTCTGCTATGCCAGTACCACAATGCGCTGCTCTAAATGCAAGGCTGTCCGATACTGGTTCGTTTTgcttttaaaagttgtaatttttCTTGCTTGGTTTGTACATTTTCTGGATGGTTATGTTTGTGCATTTGCTGTTGCAGTATAATCtactctttatttttattattttgttctaTTGGTGTTTGATTGCGTTATTTACGCGATGGATTCAGCTAGCTGTTTATCACCAAATTTAAGTATACAAGCcaacttcatttttcttttttcttttttaaaaaaaaaaaataagacatCACATTATGGGCTTTCGTTGAATCCTTGCTGTATGTCTGAACTCAAAATCTGAATTACCATGGGGTGGACATGCTCGCGTAGATATAAACATTGTTTTCTTGAACATTTGTGTGTAGTTCTGGTAAGTGTCAAATCATCCATTGGAGACAAGGTCACAAGGATGAATGTCAGCCTTCAATCGATTCCATGCAGTTCCAAGACAGGAGTGATTTTGATGGGGACACAGTTTTACATCACGGTATGATTTTGTCGATAACAGTAAAAATCTCTATTTTCTGAAGAAGCCTCATTTCATCATTCATGATGGGTGACAATGATATAATTAACCTTATGCAGATGGGAAAGGATCACGTACTAATTTAACTCCATCCAATACCGTATCATGGGATGACAAATCAAGGAAACCTCTTTCTGATGTTGTTGCTCCTGAACAGCCTAGGAATATGTCATCACCCTTAGAGTGTACTAAGCTGGTGAATCATCAAGAGGACATGTCTTGTGAAAACAAGTTATATAAGATGAAATCGAGTCATACTGATAAAGCGGTTGAGTCTACACAAAAATTTCCTAAAGCAAATGCAAATGTATCTGGTGAGGCTCAGCCTGAAAATCTTGGCAGTAAGAAGCAGTCTAGAAGAGCTATTTCAACAGAAAAGTTAGTTACTGATGCCTCTAAGTCCAAAAGCTCATCAAGTAATGACAGGGAAGATGGGTCTAAAGAAGATGGATCTCAGTCAAATAGTGCTTCTGTTGATGAGCCATCTTCGACCACTGAGGGGCATCTCGATTCCATTTCTAGGTCTGAAAAAATCGAAGCTTATCATGCATTGCCTGCAAAATTCGGTAGTATCCCAAGCTTGCCGCAAAATTCTAGTAATGGATTGAAAACATCTATGAGGAAAGTTGTGCAGCAGTTTAGATCCTCAAAACAGCTGAAATGCAACCCTTCAAGTCATGGAGATGAGACTGGAAAATACAAGGTTATTTTcaaatatgtatttttttcctttacTAATAGTTTCCAGTGTTATCGATTAGtaccaattttgtttttatactGTATCATTGACAGGTATTGTTTCCATATGACCTGTTCGTGAAACTATACTCCAACAACAGTGCTGATCTTTACCCCTTTGGACTCATGAATTGTGGGAACAGGTGATGTGGAGAGTTCTTTAGGCACATGACATAGTAACATAAAGAAATTGCATAAAGTGTAACCAGTTTTTTCTTCTGAAAATCCTTTTGTGAACTTGTGCTTACAATCCTACTAGTGCAAATTTTACTTTGTTCATATGCTGAATTTTGCATGTTCTCTTCAGTTGCAAATTGTGTAATGAATattcttcgttttttttttctttctttctttcttttaaaagtgtttttattgtATTCTTTCAAAAGTTCATTGAATGTTTGCTGATAATCTCTTTTTCTTTGGATTTCTCAGCTGTTATGCTAACGCTGTGCTTCAATGTTTAGCATTTACTCGGCCCCTTGTTTCTTATCTTCTTCAAGGGCTCCATTCAAGAGCATGCAAGTTTCCTGACTCCTATATATAAGATATATTTGCAGCCAGTTCAATTATTAGAACCATGTGTTTGATGGCCTTTTAATTGACACATTCATCCCGTATGCCAGGTCGAAAGAAGGACTGGTGTTTTATCTGTGAGTTTGAAGTTTTGCTTTTGAAGGCAAGAGAAGGGAAGTCTTTACTGTCCCCTATCAGGATACTAtccaaaatacataaaattggAATTCATCTTGGTCAAGGGAGGGAAGAAGATGCTCATGAATTTTTGAGGTGAGCCAGTTAAAAACTCAACTGGAGAAATATTTCATATAAGATCTGTTTTCCCTTTTACAAATAGGTACCATGCGATGAGTTACTTCAATGGTGAGCCAGTTATAAGATCTACTTATCCTTTTGCAAATATGTACCATATGATCAGTTACTAAGATGGCAGGTATGCTGTTGATACCATGCAATCTGTTTGTCTTAAGGAAGCTGGGGCTGTTGGTCCTTTGGCTGAAGAAACAACTCTAGTAGGCATGACTTTTGGAGGCTATCTCCGATCTAAGGTAGTTTCTGTTTTTGTCGTTTTGTCAagatttacctttttttttttttttttttttttatatttttttgtgtAGAATTGATTGTCCTTGTACAAAAGCACAACCCATTTTACTGTTGGTAATAAAAATCATGGTATGTTTTTGTGATGTCATGATTGGGATTCTCAGATAAAGTGCACGAAGTGCCTTGGAAAATCTGAGCAAATTGAGCGGATGATGGATCTTACAGTTGAAATCGACGGGCAAATTGGAACTCTTGAAGAGGCTCTTGCTCAATTTACGGCTACTGAAACTTTGGACGGGAATAATAGGTACCATTGTAGCAGGTTGGTTCACTAGCTTCAGTataaatgtttttctttttttatgttGAAGGATAAAACGCTTACATTACATAGAGAGACCGACCTTAATATTTGTTACATTGTTTGAAAAAGGAATAGGATTCTGATGTGACTTGTAAGGGACTTTGTGGTCTGATTATAGCTGAGGAACCATGTAATATAGTGGAGTTTCTAGTCCCAGAGTGCTCACCTACCTCAATGCTAGTTCCGAAATCATTTTTTCCCCGATTTCGGTTGGGCAATTCAACCTATCTTCTTAGGTGGCCTGGAAAATTTTACATTCATTATGTTACCCATGTATAAAACTATTTTTCCAGGTGGGTCTTAAGTCTTCCTTTTCTATTGTTCTAATTCTTTGATGTATGTTGTTTCCCAACTTTTGTGAAGGTGTAAATCTTATGAGAAAGCCAGAAAGAAATTAACAGTTTTGGAGGCACCAAATATTCTTACAATTGTATTGAAGCGATTTCAGGTAATTAGTTATTGTCtatcaattgtgaattgtgcTTTTCACCTATTGGTTTAATATTATTGGTGTTTTTTCTATTACTGTCGATGACTGCAGTCTCGTAACTTTGAGAAGCTGAATAAGTCAATAAGGTTCCCAGAGGTTCTCAACATGTCCCCGTATATGGGTGAAACAAGTGATAAATCCCCTTTGTACAGTCTTTATGCTGTGGTTGTTCACTTGGACATTATGAATGCTGCGTATTCGGGCCATTATGTATGTTATGTAAAGAACAATCAGGGGGAGTGGTTCAAGATTGATGACAGCTCAGTACGTTTTCCTATCATTTCTTATATTTCCATCTCAGTTGGGACTTGGTGTTATTTATTTGGTTATTTTCTGAGTAGAACATTCACACCGCCTGAATCAATGGTTGGAAGAggcattttttttgttatgccttttgacgaaattgattaATATATAACATTGTCTGCTATGTTGAATATCTCCATTCTTTTTTCGATGAGAGGCATGAAACCTGCCAATGAATTTCGCATGTATGCATTCTAGACCTGATTCTATGAAAAGAAATGTTTGAAGAATGTCTATTATTGGCTTgagatttttttgcttttgatttataatttttgttAATAATTTCAAGAACTTATCAGTGCCATATGCTCTTGTAGGTTGAACCTGTGGAATTAAAGAGGGTCTTATCTCAAGGAGCATACATGCTACTTTATGCAAGGTAACATGCCTGTGGACTAAGCTTTCGAGtcattttgtaattttgttttggcAAACCACCTAAAAATTTGATATTTCTAGGCGCACCCCACGTCCCCCGGCCTTGCTAGGAAGTAGTGCCATTTCTAATGGTGGGAAATCCAAGAGACGGAACTTGGAAGCTGTTCCTGCACGCCATACCAAATCCAAGTCGAGATGTAACTCCGCAGTTCCAAGGCCTTACACCAACAATCAATCGCAAAGTCCAGATCCAGATGATTGGAGATTCCATGCAACTCATAGAATTCCTGCCATAGATTCATCGAGTGAGAGTTCATCCATATTTAGCTCATCGGATGCAAGTTCTTGTAGCACAGTGAGCACCAAGGAGTCTTCCAGCAATGAAGATTTCTCGGATTACATATTTGGCGAAATGGGACCCAACTGGTACAGCCAATACAGCAGGCATTCGTCCGCTGGGATCACATCTTCATTGTTTCCCAACTTGGATGTAGGTATAAAAGGCCGTAACTTGGAAGGGGAAGGGAATGCCGCAATTTTGTGTAGCGACAGAAGTAGACATCGTAGAAGGTCAACCTCGGATTGATTGGATTCGTAggagtagtagtagtagtagtagtagtagtagggAAATCGAGCAGCAGCAATTTGTATGGTCGAATTCCAACCTTCGGAATGTAAGCTATATATTACGAGCAGATGGAGAAAAGAAATGAGCTCGAACATTTTATCGAGGTTTGAGCTGAAGTGTAAGTAGGAGAATAGGATTAAGGTAATAAGGTCTCATTAAGGTTAATATCTATACTATCTTATTGAAAAGAAATCAGTCATTATTCATTCACATTTCGAGTGCGTTTTCTTCTCTTCAATCTTATCGTTTGCCAACATTTTGTTTCTGGTAGCGATTTTTGCACTTCAACCTGGATAGCCACACGTCTTCTGGTACACTTGGCACTCACACCACCCTTATAACATCTGAGGGTTCCACAAACCAGATAACAGAGTCATGACAAGACAAACTTAACTTGGCAAGGCGATGTGCCACGCCATAACGGGTCATTTACATTATGCGACATCACGTTTATATTGTACAATCATTTATCCGAATAATTCATGCTCTGTATTGACATCTATGTGTCAAACAAATCGATGGTTATGTTAACAAATAATTTGttcatgattaatttttttattcataatGGTGGATAAACGGTCACTAaattaaatgaattttttttataaataatttttagACGATTGTAAAGAGAATGAATTATTCGAGTTATGACGTTTGTACGATAAAGAGAATGAATGATTTCGTGGCGCAAAATGATGTCAAAGTTTCAAGCAAGTTACAGAGATGCCACATACTCTTTTGGGTGTAGAAGATTTGAACTCTCAATAAAGGGAAGCAATAGTTAGGCGCCAAGTGAAACGACACCGTGAgttaaaatttcccaccacaaCTGAAATGTCCAATACCAATACCAGTACCAGTAGCAGCAATAACGGCACGTAATTTCAATCCAAATATCCAGAAAATCTACCAGTAGGTAGCACCGATCAAGCTCCACTTAGGCATTCCAATCTGGGCTATGGGCACCACCGCCGTCACAACCAGCAGCAATAGCAACAGGAGTGGTGGAGGCGGCGCGTATACGGGCATCAAGGATATAGTGAGGTTCGAAAAAGAGATCAAGAAGAGCAAATTCATCGCCATCGCCGGTCCCATCTCCGATGAACAATCCGCTCAATCCTTCCTCTCCCAGGTACGCTACTTGTTCTACTCTTGTTCCTTGATTTCGTCACAAAAGGAAAAACCGTGGCAAAtgaagttttggtgttttagGTGCGAGAGCAACTAGAGTCCAAACTCAAGTTTTGAgagaaataaaattatattattgatGCAAATTAAGCAATTTAgtggataaagaaaacaaagtcCAAACTGGGAAATGTGATGAAGGACTAGGCGAACCGAACTACACATCAATGTTGGTTGgcataccttttttttttatttgacagCTTCACTCTCGTCTTGCGTAGCACAGTTTGAGAGAACCAAATTCAGAGGGTTTGGTGTTTGGTGTTCAAACTACAATTATAGTCTACTTTCTTCTTGCCCATTATAGGTCATCTATCTAAAACGGTAATATTACTAAGATCATCAATGCGAAAATCAATCTCCCAATGATGAAATATATAAATTCAAAAAAGAGTTATATATTGACTGACAACGAGTCCatgttttgagagatttttcagtgtgaccggtagGTGGTACACTACTTGTTACTATACAAATAGTGAGATATGTatgctaaaaaattaataattttaaaaaataaaatttcttgtCACTCTTATTAAAACACGtagtgtaccacttgtgttcctgtcacaactaaaaatttctcccatTTTTATTCACCCCTTAACTTAAATGGCATATTATAActgttggaatttattaggtttatttaggaaattaattaagatttgatttgattttgtagtagggtatttttggcatttaagcattagggtttcttaggtttattgctctataaatagagcttgtaatttagtttgagaataagttattcacaatgtagtctctagggtttttgtagCCGTCTCGGCATTCCCAAtttgttcaataaaattcctattattttgtagtcttgtttgttccgcactctgatattcaacttggtatcaaagCAGGTTTGATCCTTTGGGATTTAATCTGCCCTTGATTCGTATCAGTTTGTTTGTCCGTCTTGTTTGTTGTTTAGATTGTCGTTGGTCTactttgtttaaaaaaaaaaaaaaaaaggtggaatCTGCCATCACCTCCACTGCGCCTACCCCATCTGGATCTGCAGAACCATCCACCCACCATGTGCTTGAACTCGCACGGTACCCGGACTCGATTCCTATGAGTTGGATCTGTCGCAACTCGTATGGAGTCATTCTGCAATTGCATTGGAGTTGTTCTGTTGGCTGCAATCCATTTTCTTTCCCTCGACTTGGTTGCTGCatgaagaaagcagaagtaaaaaaaaaaaaaaagggttaggTTTTTTAGGCCCATGCGggcaaaagagaaaggaaaaaaaaattgttggattttttttttgtttgtttggcaTCGGCATCGAAATCTTGCACTGGCACTGGCATTGGAAATCTTGCACTGGCACTGGCATGGAAATCTTGCATTGGCACTGGAATGGAAATCTGGCACTGGCATTGGAATCTTGCACTGGCACTGGCATTGAAATCTTGCACTTGCACCGATGGAATTTTGTATTGAAATTGGCATCGGAAGTTAGCATAACAAAGCTTGCATCCACATCGtctgttggcaaactcatgtcgtataccgccatgagtttgaccgggggtgttggaatttattaggtttatttaggaaattaattaagatttgatttgattttgtagtagggtatttttggcatttaagcattagggtttcttaggtttattgctctataaatagagcttgtaatttagtttgagaataagttattcacaatgtagtctctagggtttttgtagCCGTCTTGGCATTCTCAAtttgttcaataaaattcctattattttgtagtcttatttgttccgcactctgatattcaaccaCAAAATAAGATTACCGAGCTCTTTTTCTTCATTGTGTCTTTGGCCAGTACGTTTCATCAAGATTCCCAAATTAAACCACCAAAACACTTCAGTACTCAAAAGAGAACATTGGACTGAAAGTCTCAACTGTTGTTTATCTGCGACCCGTGACTCACGTTTTGGCATTTAGGTTTCTGCCAAACAAGACCTCAATGCATAGCATGGTTTCATAGCCTCCTGCCAAATAGTGCCTCTTCCTCTTTAATTATGCATACAGCTCACTGGACGCACAAAGTCAAAACACCCAATGCATCTCCTACATTGCCTTTCAACCATAGAAAAATACCTAATATCTACTTTTCCTTCGCTCTTTTCCTCCATACCAAAATCTAGagccaaaaaaagaaagaaaaaagtataCTCTCAGATGGGTTCTTCTACTATTTTCTTGCTCTTTCTTCTCACAACTGCATTTCctcaccaaaaccctaattttctcGTCCATGCTGACTCAACCCTGATCCAGAACACatgcaaaaacacaaagtaCTATGGCCTCTGCGTCTCATCCCTCAAATCTGTTCCCACAAGCAAAAATGCAGACACAAAGGGGTTGGCAGTTATTATGGTTGGGATTGGAATGGCAAATGCAACCGCCACCTCATCCTACTTGTCCTCTCAACTCATTAGCTCAAGCACAACCGATACAAACTTGAAGAAGGTCCTCAAGGAGTGTGCCGACAAGTACGGCTACGCCGGCGATGCCCTTCAAGCTTCAGTGCAGGATTTGGGCTCAGAGTCTTATGACTATGCTTACATGCACATCACTGCAGCCGCAGACTACCCTAATGCCTGCCACAATGCTTTCAAAAGGTACCCAGGTTTGGCTTATCCTCCAGAGCTAGCAAGAAGAGAGGAGGGTTTGAAGCATATTTGTGACGTGGCTCTGGGAATTATTGATAATTTTGGTGGGTAACTGTTTATTTCCTACTAGTGTGCTCAATAATGCAAGtttattagaaaagaaaaaaaaaatctttatttTTCTGAGTTATTGTTTGGTCTAAGTGCCAATGCTGTTGCAATGCTTTGTTCTaaacgagaaatttttagttgtgatggaaATACGGATGATACATcatatgtttttatgtaagtggtgaaaatttttaatttttaatttttaagttattaatcttttaacacacataatctACTATTTATACAGAGACACGTGTGTACCATCTCGTGTGACggttacattgaaaaatctctcatcctAAACATATATGCAAtttaattattcattatatattaatatttctCCATAATACGATGCCAACTTAGGGAAATCATCATTTCCACCAAGTCCAGGCACAT
This genomic window contains:
- the LOC126625350 gene encoding ubiquitin carboxyl-terminal hydrolase 17-like isoform X1; protein product: MLVPGIIGFQGLLLLLILLSFFVICHKWKNAAAKKEEILRLVAMASEETAVAEFQATAFFAPVVQPASWPYHCAVCYASTTMRCSKCKAVRYCSGKCQIIHWRQGHKDECQPSIDSMQFQDRSDFDGDTVLHHDGKGSRTNLTPSNTVSWDDKSRKPLSDVVAPEQPRNMSSPLECTKLVNHQEDMSCENKLYKMKSSHTDKAVESTQKFPKANANVSGEAQPENLGSKKQSRRAISTEKLVTDASKSKSSSSNDREDGSKEDGSQSNSASVDEPSSTTEGHLDSISRSEKIEAYHALPAKFGSIPSLPQNSSNGLKTSMRKVVQQFRSSKQLKCNPSSHGDETGKYKVLFPYDLFVKLYSNNSADLYPFGLMNCGNSCYANAVLQCLAFTRPLVSYLLQGLHSRACRKKDWCFICEFEVLLLKAREGKSLLSPIRILSKIHKIGIHLGQGREEDAHEFLRYAVDTMQSVCLKEAGAVGPLAEETTLVGMTFGGYLRSKIKCTKCLGKSEQIERMMDLTVEIDGQIGTLEEALAQFTATETLDGNNRYHCSRCKSYEKARKKLTVLEAPNILTIVLKRFQSRNFEKLNKSIRFPEVLNMSPYMGETSDKSPLYSLYAVVVHLDIMNAAYSGHYVCYVKNNQGEWFKIDDSSVEPVELKRVLSQGAYMLLYARRTPRPPALLGSSAISNGGKSKRRNLEAVPARHTKSKSRCNSAVPRPYTNNQSQSPDPDDWRFHATHRIPAIDSSSESSSIFSSSDASSCSTVSTKESSSNEDFSDYIFGEMGPNWYSQYSRHSSAGITSSLFPNLDVGIKGRNLEGEGNAAILCSDRSRHRRRSTSD
- the LOC126625350 gene encoding ubiquitin carboxyl-terminal hydrolase 17-like isoform X2; amino-acid sequence: MLVPGIIGFQGLLLLLILLSFFVICHKWKNAAAKKEEILRLVAMASEETAVAEFQATAFFAPVVQPASWPYHCAVCYASTTMRCSKCKAVRYCSGKCQIIHWRQGHKDECQPSIDSMQFQDRSDFDGDTVLHHDGKGSRTNLTPSNTVSWDDKSRKPLSDVVAPEQPRNMSSPLECTKLVNHQEDMSCENKLYKMKSSHTDKAVESTQKFPKANANVSGEAQPENLGSKKQSRRAISTEKLVTDASKSKSSSSNDREDGSKEDGSQSNSASVDEPSSTTEGHLDSISRSEKIEAYHALPAKFGSIPSLPQNSSNGLKTSMRKVVQQFRSSKQLKCNPSSHGDETGKYKVLFPYDLFVKLYSNNSADLYPFGLMNCGNSCYANAVLQCLAFTRPLVSYLLQGLHSRACRKKDWCFICEFEVLLLKAREGKSLLSPIRILSKIHKIGIHLGQGREEDAHEFLRYAVDTMQSVCLKEAGAVGPLAEETTLVGMTFGGYLRSKIKCTKCLGKSEQIERMMDLTVEIDGQIGTLEEALAQFTATETLDGNNRCKSYEKARKKLTVLEAPNILTIVLKRFQSRNFEKLNKSIRFPEVLNMSPYMGETSDKSPLYSLYAVVVHLDIMNAAYSGHYVCYVKNNQGEWFKIDDSSVEPVELKRVLSQGAYMLLYARRTPRPPALLGSSAISNGGKSKRRNLEAVPARHTKSKSRCNSAVPRPYTNNQSQSPDPDDWRFHATHRIPAIDSSSESSSIFSSSDASSCSTVSTKESSSNEDFSDYIFGEMGPNWYSQYSRHSSAGITSSLFPNLDVGIKGRNLEGEGNAAILCSDRSRHRRRSTSD
- the LOC126625365 gene encoding cell wall / vacuolar inhibitor of fructosidase 2-like, with amino-acid sequence MHLLHCLSTIEKYLISTFPSLFSSIPKSRAKKRKKKVYSQMGSSTIFLLFLLTTAFPHQNPNFLVHADSTLIQNTCKNTKYYGLCVSSLKSVPTSKNADTKGLAVIMVGIGMANATATSSYLSSQLISSSTTDTNLKKVLKECADKYGYAGDALQASVQDLGSESYDYAYMHITAAADYPNACHNAFKRYPGLAYPPELARREEGLKHICDVALGIIDNFGG